One bacterium genomic window, ACCGCCGAATTGGCGGAGCGGCTCAAAATGAACGTGCAGGTGATTACCCGCAAGGTTCAGGCCGGAGAGATCAAGGCGTACAAGATAGGCAAGGATTGGCGGATCCCCGAAGAGGCGGTCCATGAGTGGCTGGAACGCCACTCCAACCAACGTCCGCGTGGCGAGAAGCAGAAGGTGATCGAGAATTTCGTCAAGGACGAGAAGATCGACACATTGCCGGTGAAACATTCCCGCCGCAAATTTCTGCTGGAGTATATTCTTGCGGCGTTTGAGCCGAACAAGACCTACTCGGAAGAGGAAGTGAATCGCGTGATCAGCCGCTATCACGATGATTATTGCACGGTCCGCCGGGAGTTCATTATGGAGAAGATGATGGATCGGACCGATGGCAAATACCGTCGTCGGACCGGCTACAAGTTCTCCGATTAGTTCGAGTGCTAACAGATGACATTAAAAAAGCCGCTCGGAGTTCCGGGCGGCTTTTTCTATCTGTCATCCGATCATCACTGACCTTCGACACCCGGCACTGTCGGCGGCGGGGCCATGCCGAGGATCTGCTGCACATACGGATCGGACAGGTTGATCTTATATGAGCTAAACTGCTGAGCGGCGGTGGTCATGTCGGTGAATCTCTTCGCCTGGAACAAGATCGGCACCAGCTTGCGGAAGGCATAGGCATTGTTCATGTTGATCTCGTACCCCTGCTTCATCAGGGCGATACCCTGATCCTGCATAGCCTGGTCATTCTTGCGTTTTCCAATCTCAAAAGTCACCATGCCGAGATCTTGCAGGTAGACCTGGTTCTCCGGGTTGGAACGACTGAACGAGGTCAGCGTGTCGCGCAACTGCTCATACAGAGCGGTAGCTTTGGTGCTGTCACCTTCACGGTCGTATGATTCTGCCAGGACATAGTAGGTCTGGAAATATTCCGGATAGACTTTGATCATATGTTCCATGAGCGCAACCGCGCGAGTTCGGTCGCCGCGCCGGCTCAATTCATCATATAGCCTGACCGCGTTCATCCCGATCCCGATAAAGACGCCGGTGGCGTTTTCATCCCGATAGATCTTGGAATCTTCCAGCCCTTTGAACTTGTAGGTGTTCATGAACAGGTCATAGCTTTTCTCGACGTTGAAACGTCCTTCGATCGGCTCTTTTTCCAGCTCATAAACGATACCGGTAGTGGTGGCGTGATCGCGCAATTTGAGCGGAGACTCGGCATACGGCGGCGAACTGAAGAAGATAGGATCTTTCCAGTTGTTCTCGATGACGATCTCATCAACCATCATATCCTGTACTTTGACCAGACGGCCATCGTACATATTCGGTCCCAACATTGTGAAGCGGTTACGCGGGCGATCCTTGAACTGCTTGCGCGGCTGGTTGTATTCGATCCCTGGTTGGACCTCTGTCGGGTACCAGAGTATCTGTTCGTCCGTCAGCGAGATCGGAATGTCGTACTGGTCCCGCATCTGTTTGACATACCAGTCGGTATTCAACAGTGACAGGTTGACGACCCTGATATCGGTGCGATAGCCGTAGACTTCCTGAAGGCACCAAACGGGGAAGGTATCATTATCGCCCGAGGTGAATAGGATCGAATTCGGTTTGCAGCTATCGAGCAGATTCGCCGCATACGCATATGGCAGGAAACTCCCGCTCCGATCGTTCACATGGTAGTTTGAGCCCAGGGCAAAGCCCGGGAGCAGAACCAGGACGGTCGCCGCGTAGGTCGCCATCTTCCCGGTTTCCAGGCTCTGTTTTTCAAGCTTCTCTCTCAGCCAGACCATCAGTGCGGTGATCCCTATCCCCATCGCGATGCCGAAAAACACGAACATCGGCGTGAAGAAGTAGTCTCGATTACGCACCTCGAGGTAGGCATCGCCGGTCCGGTAGTCGTACTTGGTCCCATCGGCGAAATTCATGTAGAGGATCAGCCCCACAGAGCAGACCAGAAGCAAGGTAAGGAAGGGGAGTCCTACCTCTGCTCGACGCTTGATAACGGCGTATGCGCCGAAGAGCCCAAGCAGGAAGAGCGGTATAAAATTCCAGCCCGGCTTGCTCCACTGTTCTTCAAAATAGGACCAGAAACCCATATTGGGGTGGCGGCCAAACTGATTCTCCCAGGTCCCGCGGCGCAGGAACATCCGCTCAGTCATCGACTCTGAGCCGTACTGTTTGCGATCGAGGAAATTGACAAAGGTGCGGAAATCGCGATCCGGGTTGTTTTCGTCGATACGCGGATTCTCCGCCGAACGGATGGGGAGATAGAGATGCACGGAAAAGCCGATGATCGCGGCGATGAGGATCGCCATCGCGGTTTTCCACTCCACTCGCCAGCCGGTTGACTTGGAAAGGACGCCGATACCGAGAATGCAGAGCAGGGCGATCGGCGCGATATAGAGAAATATCCCAAATGCGATCATCACCGAACTGACCGCTCCGATCGCAATGGTGACCGTCCAGTTGATCTTTTTGTACAGGAGCGCCAGCAGCATTAGAGCGAGGATACCTGAGATCATCAGGAACATCTTGTAACCGCCGGCATCATTTGCCATGATGATGATCATCAGCAGTTCGACAACTATGAAGCTGCAGACTAAGATATAGTCGCGTCGAACGGCCTGATTATTGAGCACAAAGAAGACGGCGCAGATCGGGACCACGAGGAAGGTGGTCATGTGGATTCCGACTCCGGCCATAGCGAGAAAGAAGAAGAGCACCTTGAGTCGGTTGGCCTCGGCGGTCCCTCGAACCTCGTAATATTGCACCGCGAGAAGGACCATCAATACGGACAGTGCCAGCGAGATACCGTACACTTCCGCTTCTACTGAATTGCTCCAATTGGTCTCGCCAAAAGCGACGAAAAAGCCGGCAGCCATGCTGCCGACATAGGTCGCCCAGCGATTCAGCGGATTGGTCCAGTCAGCGATGAACAATTTGGAGAGCTTCACCGCCAAAAGATAGCTCAGCATGGCGGTAAAGGCCGAGGAGATAACGGAGATATAGTTGATCCGGTAAGAGATATCCTCCACAAACGGGATCATGGAAAAGAGCCGGCCGATCAGGACGAAGAGGGGCGTTCCCGGTGGGTGGGGAATACCCAGTCCATACGAACAGGCAATGAACTCGCCGCAGTCCCAGAACGAGAAGGTCCGCTGGACTGTCATGGCGTAGACAATGAAAGAGCCAAAAAAGACCACCAGCGCGAAAATGGCGTTGGTACGGTCGAAATCCTTGTTTTTGAGATTCAGCAAATCGGCCAAAATCTCCTCCTAAAGCAGATATCCGTCTAAACCGATAATATACATGGAAATAACTGCGTTACGCAGAAGGCTGAATATAACCATACCGGGTAAAAGCACAACGATAATTTTACCCGGAAGACCGGTGTGTGGATGGAGGAATTCTCATGTTTATGTGGGTTGGACTGCTTTTTGCGCTAGGAATCCTGGCTTTTGTGGATTCCATCATGAATATGGGGGAGATCTTTAGGACAGTAAATTCTGTCCTGTTTATGCTGCTCTCTCTGGGGCTGTTGGTAAGAACGACTTCCAAGATGAAAGAGAAGCGGATGGAGCACTACGAAAATCGGATATTCAATCTCGAGCAGCAGATCAAGAGGATGGAATCAGAGAATCAGCGGAGTCGAGCTGACTATTAGCCGACCTTGAAATCCGTCTCAATCTGTTTCAACCGTTTCCGGACATCCGAGGCAAACGGATAGTTGGGGAACTGCTCCAGCAGTAGTTTGTAGATCGACCGGGCCGTTTCAACCGTCGCCCGACTACCACTCAGCATATCAGCTTTTACTTTGAGGCCGTACGGTCGGTAGTACGAGTCGGTATAGCCGCTGTCGAGTCTTTCGATGCTCTCCATGGCTGCCGCTGAATCGGCCATCTGCAGATTGACCAGAGTCAGGCGATAGAGGGCAACATCCGCCAGAACATTGTTTTCGGCCCTTGCGATCCGGTCGAGCCAGATCCGCGTTGAGTCGTATGCCCGTCTTTCCTGTGTAAACAGCGCCTGGCCATAGTCTGACAGAAGGTCGGGGGCATCTTTCGCCTGGGTCAACACCATGATCAACTGCAATGCATCGTTGATGTAAAATCCGCTCGGATGGTCGACAAGCAGTTTTCGGAACGAGGTTTCGGCCGAGTCGTAGCGCCCTTCAAAGAGGTGAATCAGGCCAAGGTGAAACGAGCTTTCTTCCTCCAGGTCATCGGTCATCGGGTGTTCTCGCAGAAACGTGAAGGTTCGCCGGGCCGCCTCCAGATCTCCCATCCGAAGATAACAGAATGGACGATTTCGCTGGGCATCAACATACCCCATCCCGACCGGATAGCGCGAGATAACTGAATCAAAACAGGCGAGCGCTTTCGGGTAGTCGTGGAGCAGGCTGAAATAGATATCCCCGGCTTCAAACATCGCTTGTCCGCGGTCGGCATCGCGCGGAGAACGAGCCGCCACCGTGTCGAACTGCGCAAACGCCTGGTCGGTCTTGCCGATTCGCGCCAGCGATCGGGCGTAGTAGAGGCGCGCCTCGATATGTGAGGGAGAACCGCCGTGGCGACTGATGATCCACTCGCCAAATCGAGCCGCCTCGCTGTATAACTTGCGGTCGTAACACTGGCGCATCAGGTAGACGAGGGATTGACCCTGCATCTTCTCGAGTGAATCTCGTTTAGTAGCAAAGGTAAACGCCTGATCGAACCGATTTGTCCGAATGTAGTAATCGGCCAGGAGTCTCACCACTCGGCTATTTTGCGTTGTTTGCGTTTCTGCCACCAGCAGTTTCTCTACTTCCTGCGATGACTCGGGGAAATCCAACAGCAGGATGATCCGCCGTTCGACCTCAACCGCCTCCATCGTCGTGTCAGCGGCCAGGACCGGGAGATACTCGGAAATCGCCGAAGCATATTTCTTGCGACTTTCCATCACCGCACCGCGCTCCAGGGCGAAAAGCGTCGTATCTTTGCTCTGTTTGCGGAGTCGGTCGATCAATTCAAGCGCTTCATCCTCGAGTCCGTGCCGCAATTCACTGCGAACAACCAGCAGGTGGCGAGTTGGATCGGGCGTCGTAATCAATTTCTCGGCGGCCCGATAGGCCTCGATTGCTTTTTCTTCCATACCCTGATCAGCGAGGACTTCGGCGAGTTCCAGCCGCAGGCTGATATTGAGCGGGGAGGACTCAATCTGTCGACTGACCAACGTTTCGATCTTCCCGTACTGCTTAAGCTGCCCATAGCAGTTCTTCAGAAGATTGATGACCGTCTGGTTGGCGGTGTCGGTTTCGTAGACAACCTCCAACATTGCGGCAGCGGCCTCCCAGTTCTGATTCTTCATCAACTGGCGGGCAGTGGTGAGGCGGCTGTCGGTCGCCGCGATTGGCTGTGCTTCAAGCATTCCCTGAGCAATAGCAGGGGAGAGGCCGGAAAGAGCCAGGACGAAGGCAAGAGAGATCGTTCGGAGTATCATCATTGGGGCGGCGCCGTCTCCGATTGCACAGGGGTGTTCTGTTTTTCCACCTGGAGCAAGGCACGGAAATACGCCTTGATCTGCTCTTCATACTGCGGTGGGTATTTATCCCCAAGGAACTGCTTCAGGCGATCCTCGAACGCCGCGCGATCGTTCAGCATATCCGCGGAGAGCGCTTCGGGGAGGAAGACCGGATTATCGGAAGCGGTATTGGCTTTGCGCTGTTCGGTGAAATCTTTGCGCTGAAGCGAGCGAGTCGCTTCGAGCATACGGGAATAAACGCGCAACTGGCGCTCGGTAGTTGCCGGCCCGATCTCGCCATCCTGCATATCTTCTTCGATCTCTTTCATTTCCTTGGCGATATCATCGAGACGACCGAGCACCTGGCGGGAATTGCCGAATTCACGCTCGAGTTGCTCCATCGACTTCCGCAGTGAACCCTGTTCGCCGGCCAGTCGCTCCAGTGTCTGGCGCCCCTCGCCCTGTTTCATCTGGCCGGGGTTGTTGCACTGCTGAGTCTGCTGATTGAGTTCGTTCTGTTTCTGGCTCATTTGCTCGAGTTTGGCCATGTTTTTGTCGCAGTTGCCGCCCTTGTCGCAATTGCTCTGCTGTTCGAGCGATTCCATCATTCGAAGCGCCGCCAAATTGAGATTGATCATCGCGTTGCGCTGTTCATTGACTGCACGCATCCCCTGCTTTTCATCGAATTGCTGGGTGGCCAGTTCCATGTTCTGGGTCGCTTTCTGGATCAGGCCCTGCAGTTCGGACGCGATAAATGGGGACTGTTTGCCGATCTCTTCGATCGAATTCTTCAGGCCGTTGCTGGCGGAAGTCAGGTCCTGCTGTTTCTCCGCCATATCCCGCATGACCATCGATTGGGGACTGATCTCAGCGGCTTCTTTCAAAAGCGACTCCTGATTCGACGACAGGTAGTTGGCGTCATCGATCGCTCGACGCATTGCCCGCTTGACCGCCTCAGAATTCTCGCCTTTCATCGCCATCTGTTGCTGCTGCATCTCGGAGAGCATCTGGTGCAGTTTGCTGGAGGCCTGTTTTCCCTGCTCGGAGGCTTCTGACTTCTGTTGTTGCTGCAGCGACTGGCTCATTTGCTGCATATTCTGCTCGGCATCAGTCTTTTCGACCGCCTCGGCGAATTTCTGCGCTTCGGGAGATTTCTCCATCTGGGCGTCTTTCATCGCCTGGCGCATTTCGGCTACCTCTTTTTTGAGGTCTTCGAGTCCCTGCTTGATCTCTTCTTCGGGCTTGCTCAATTGAGGCAATTGATCGGAGGGAGCCTTTTCAGTCGACTCATTGCTTTGTTCCTGCCGCGCGACCAAGTCCTCGGCTTTACGCACCATCGCTTCCATCTTCTGTTCAAGCTGCATCTTTTTCAGCAAAGCGAGGGTCCGGTCCAGTCGTTCCATCATCTCTTTTTGTGACAGTTCGAACTGTTTCATCGCTTCGAGTAATTTTTGGCGATCCATCTGTTTGAGCGCGTCCATCATCTTTTTCTGCGCATCGCGCATTTCGGGTGTGGCGACTTCTTCAAACAGTTTCTGGATCTGCTCCATTTTTTCCATGATCTCGCGGCTCATCAGCGCATTGTCTTTCATCTTTTCCATCGATGAATCCATATTCTGCGCCAGCTTTTCGATCTCCTGCAGCATATCAGCGTTTTTCTCGGCGATCGCTTCCAGCTCTTTCTGCTGTTGCCAATCCGCGCGCTGGACCTGCTTGGACTGTCCTTCCAGTTTTCGTGCCGCGTTCTTGAGCCGCTGTACGAGGTCCTTACCTGTTTGGATCAGGTTCTGGGTCTGGTTGATGCGCTCTTTGTTTTCGCCTTCGGTCTCAGCGACCACTTCATCGAGTGATGGTATTCGCGCAATAAACTGACGCGACTTGCTGATCTTGGGACCGGTGATCCGGTCGTTGTCCGCCACTTCAAAATGATACTGCACGTAATCGCCGGGGAAGAGGTTGAGCTGATCCAGGTCCCAGTTGAATTCAACTTCGCCCTCGGTTTTGATCCGATCGGAGAAATTGAGTACTGCCACATGTTCCTCGGACCGGCTCCCCTGCGCGGTCACGGTATATTTCATCACCAGGGAGGTGAACCCGTAGTCATCGGAGATCCGAACCTTGAGCGGCAGAAGCATTTCATCAGTGAGGTTGGCATCAAATCCGGGATAGAGTACTTCCACGATTGGATATTCATCCGGAATGGCTGTGATGTAATATTCGATTGGATCAGGGTTGAGCTCGCCCAGATGATCCTGCAGTCTGATATGGTATGATTGTGAGGCCAACACCTGGAGAGTCAATTCGCCGTTTTTTCCCTCGATAGTCAACGACTTCTCGGTTTTGTCATCGAACACCAGATCGGCTTTGGCGACAGGGAGATTGGTCTCGATCTTCATGGTTACCCGGCTTCCGACGACCGCGGAAAATGACCCGTTGTTTTCATTCAGGGTCGTAGGGGCCAGACCAGTATAGTCCGGGTAGAAGACAGCCAGTTGGATATTATTGACTCGCGGACGGTCTACAACGTCGATCTTCTGGACTTCAGTTTTGATGCGACCGGCCTCAACATAGTAGTCAAGCGACTTGGCTACCTGGCGAAGGGTTAGCCCGATTGAAAGAGAGTCGCCATCGTTGCATACGAACTTGGGGAGCGATTTCAGTTGAACTTCAGAGGACTGCCAGCTTCCGTCGGCAAGTCGATAGTGTATGACCGCCTGGTCGGGGATTCGCGCTCCGAGGATAGCGGCGCCGATCGTGATGTCCTGATACTTCACCCATTCGCGACTCGCCGGGTTCGGGAGGACCTTGTACGCCAATGGCGGTGCGATCTCCGTCGTCGGATTGGAATACACTTCATATGAATAACTGAAGAAGCCGGGGAAGAGGAACAGCAGCAGAAGGCCGAGTATTGCCGCTCCCGCGAGATAGCGTCCGGTTCGAACGACCGGATAATAGCTGACCACTTCGTCGAGACGCATCAAACCGGCACGTTCCATCGCCTGCTGTTCGGTCATTTCGATCAGTTCCGAGGAGTATCCCGGATCTTTCTGCATTCGCGCAAACTGGACAGCGGCGATCAGTCGGCCCTGAAGGTCTGGGTGTTTTTGCTCCAATGCTACCGCGACATGGTCGATACTCCCCTCGAACAGTTTGACCAACGCATGGCGGGTGAAAAAGAAGATCGTCACTCCGGCGGAGACTGCCAGCAGTGACAACTTCAGCCAGACCGGAAGGACGGCAAACTGAGCAATGAGGGAGAGGCCGAGCCAAGTCAGCGCCAGCACCGTCCCGGTCACCACCAATCCGGCGATGAACATGATGATCCGCTGTTTCAGGAGGACGGCCCGGAGTTTGTCCAGCAGGTTAGCACGTGATTGAATTTTCGTCACGACGTATCCCTCGTTACTGTGTCAGATCGCGTTGTACAATTCAAGTATCGGCAAGCCCGGGGGCCGAATAGATGCCATAAGTGTGTAAGTACTTAATTCAACAGCGCATAGGTCAAAAGGTTCAGCCCCATGCGGAATGCCTCGGCCCGCTTTTCCGGCGGATCGTTGTGCACTTGTGAGTCCTCCCAACCATCGCCAATATCCGACTCAACCAGGAAATAAACGACGACGCGACCGTCGATCACAATGGCGTGACCGCGCGGCGCCTGGTTGTCATGTTCATGTATCTTGGGAGGACCGTTAGGAAAATCATAGAAACTATGGTAGATCGGGTGATCGAATGGAAGGTCAACCACCTGACGTTCTGGAAAGAGGGTGGCCATTTCGTCGCGGAACCCTTTGTCCATCCCATATGAGTCATTTACGAAAAGAAACCCACCTGCGAGCAGGTAAGTCCGGAGGCGTTCCTTTTCCTCGGCGCTAAACTTGATCACTCCATGTCCGGTGGCGAACAGGAATGGGTACTTGAACAGATCGGGGTCCATGATGGTCACCTGCCGTTCAAGTGTGTCGACCGGGAAATCAGTATTCTCTCTGACGAACCGAAGGAAGTTTGGGATCGCCGATGCCCCCCAGTACCAGTCACCGCCACCGGAGTAATGGAGCCGAGCGACACGAACCAACGATGGATTCGGGTCTTGCTGAGGCATCCGATAGTTTGACGTCGGTATCGGAATGGGTACCTGATTTCCGGGTGTGGTCTGACTGACAGTGTTGCCTGCCAAAGCAGCACCGAGAATCAGACTGCATATCGCAATTTTAGAGAATATCTTACCCATACTTCCTAATATACGTCCAAAGAGGCGACTTCGACCAAAAAAGAGCGTCCTCGACCATACATCAGTTCGCTTTTGTTCATCAGGTTAACGGAGAATTAAGACTCGCGCAAAGGGCCGGATCTTTTATATTTCCGAAACGGGATTCCATTCAGACAGGAAAACAGCCAGGTAATGAGTCGTTCGTCACGTCAGCAATCATCTCCTTCAGGCCAGCCGTCTGCCGGTTTGTTCGCTAAGTCCAACCTGCAGAAAGGGGTCTATATACTGCTGGGTCTGGCAGTGGTTTATGCGATTGTGATGGTCGTCACGAACTGGTGGGTCTGTGAT contains:
- a CDS encoding DUF2087 domain-containing protein, encoding MSDFVDGAVRATAFFTTAELAERLKMNVQVITRKVQAGEIKAYKIGKDWRIPEEAVHEWLERHSNQRPRGEKQKVIENFVKDEKIDTLPVKHSRRKFLLEYILAAFEPNKTYSEEEVNRVISRYHDDYCTVRREFIMEKMMDRTDGKYRRRTGYKFSD
- a CDS encoding DUF2723 domain-containing protein; the encoded protein is MADLLNLKNKDFDRTNAIFALVVFFGSFIVYAMTVQRTFSFWDCGEFIACSYGLGIPHPPGTPLFVLIGRLFSMIPFVEDISYRINYISVISSAFTAMLSYLLAVKLSKLFIADWTNPLNRWATYVGSMAAGFFVAFGETNWSNSVEAEVYGISLALSVLMVLLAVQYYEVRGTAEANRLKVLFFFLAMAGVGIHMTTFLVVPICAVFFVLNNQAVRRDYILVCSFIVVELLMIIIMANDAGGYKMFLMISGILALMLLALLYKKINWTVTIAIGAVSSVMIAFGIFLYIAPIALLCILGIGVLSKSTGWRVEWKTAMAILIAAIIGFSVHLYLPIRSAENPRIDENNPDRDFRTFVNFLDRKQYGSESMTERMFLRRGTWENQFGRHPNMGFWSYFEEQWSKPGWNFIPLFLLGLFGAYAVIKRRAEVGLPFLTLLLVCSVGLILYMNFADGTKYDYRTGDAYLEVRNRDYFFTPMFVFFGIAMGIGITALMVWLREKLEKQSLETGKMATYAATVLVLLPGFALGSNYHVNDRSGSFLPYAYAANLLDSCKPNSILFTSGDNDTFPVWCLQEVYGYRTDIRVVNLSLLNTDWYVKQMRDQYDIPISLTDEQILWYPTEVQPGIEYNQPRKQFKDRPRNRFTMLGPNMYDGRLVKVQDMMVDEIVIENNWKDPIFFSSPPYAESPLKLRDHATTTGIVYELEKEPIEGRFNVEKSYDLFMNTYKFKGLEDSKIYRDENATGVFIGIGMNAVRLYDELSRRGDRTRAVALMEHMIKVYPEYFQTYYVLAESYDREGDSTKATALYEQLRDTLTSFSRSNPENQVYLQDLGMVTFEIGKRKNDQAMQDQGIALMKQGYEINMNNAYAFRKLVPILFQAKRFTDMTTAAQQFSSYKINLSDPYVQQILGMAPPPTVPGVEGQ
- a CDS encoding tetratricopeptide repeat protein, yielding MMILRTISLAFVLALSGLSPAIAQGMLEAQPIAATDSRLTTARQLMKNQNWEAAAAMLEVVYETDTANQTVINLLKNCYGQLKQYGKIETLVSRQIESSPLNISLRLELAEVLADQGMEEKAIEAYRAAEKLITTPDPTRHLLVVRSELRHGLEDEALELIDRLRKQSKDTTLFALERGAVMESRKKYASAISEYLPVLAADTTMEAVEVERRIILLLDFPESSQEVEKLLVAETQTTQNSRVVRLLADYYIRTNRFDQAFTFATKRDSLEKMQGQSLVYLMRQCYDRKLYSEAARFGEWIISRHGGSPSHIEARLYYARSLARIGKTDQAFAQFDTVAARSPRDADRGQAMFEAGDIYFSLLHDYPKALACFDSVISRYPVGMGYVDAQRNRPFCYLRMGDLEAARRTFTFLREHPMTDDLEEESSFHLGLIHLFEGRYDSAETSFRKLLVDHPSGFYINDALQLIMVLTQAKDAPDLLSDYGQALFTQERRAYDSTRIWLDRIARAENNVLADVALYRLTLVNLQMADSAAAMESIERLDSGYTDSYYRPYGLKVKADMLSGSRATVETARSIYKLLLEQFPNYPFASDVRKRLKQIETDFKVG
- a CDS encoding DUF4159 domain-containing protein, which encodes MGKIFSKIAICSLILGAALAGNTVSQTTPGNQVPIPIPTSNYRMPQQDPNPSLVRVARLHYSGGGDWYWGASAIPNFLRFVRENTDFPVDTLERQVTIMDPDLFKYPFLFATGHGVIKFSAEEKERLRTYLLAGGFLFVNDSYGMDKGFRDEMATLFPERQVVDLPFDHPIYHSFYDFPNGPPKIHEHDNQAPRGHAIVIDGRVVVYFLVESDIGDGWEDSQVHNDPPEKRAEAFRMGLNLLTYALLN